In Vitis riparia cultivar Riparia Gloire de Montpellier isolate 1030 unplaced genomic scaffold, EGFV_Vit.rip_1.0 scaffold774_pilon_pilon, whole genome shotgun sequence, one DNA window encodes the following:
- the LOC117910534 gene encoding germin-like protein subfamily 1 member 13 — protein MKKGVSFLVTVALVALVSSLAFASDPSPLQDTCVAIDEPRNAVFVNGKFCKDPNLTVAEDFFFSGLDKPGNTSNQVRSNVTTVNVDKIKGLNTLGISMVRIDYEPYGQNPPHTHPRATEILTVLEGTLYVGFVTSNTENRLISKVLNKGDVFVFPIGLIHFQFNVGKTKAVAIAGLSSQNPGVITIANAVFGSDPPINPDVLTRAFQLDKKVVSYLQSRF, from the exons ATGAAGAAGGGTGTTAGTTTCCTGGTAACTGTTGCCCTCGTGGCATTGGTTTCCTCTCTTGCCTTTGCCTCTGATCCAAGCCCACTGCAGGACACCTGTGTTGCCATTGATGAGCCAAGGA ATGCAGTATTTGTGAATGGAAAGTTCTGCAAGGACCCAAACCTGACCGTCGCTGAGGATTTCTTCTTTTCAGGCCTGGATAAGCCAGGAAACACATCAAATCAAGTACGGTCAAATGTCACTACTGTAAATGTTGACAAAATAAAGGGACTCAACACTCTTGGCATATCCATGGTTCGTATTGACTATGAACCATATGGCCAAAACCCTCCTCACACTCACCCTCGTGCCACCGAGATCCTAACTGTCTTGGAGGGAACCCTCTACGTTGGGTTTGTCACATCCAACACCGAAAACCGCCTCATTAGCAAAGTCCTCAACAAGGGGGATGTTTTTGTGTTTCCTATTGGTCTCATTCACTTCCAATTCAATGTTGGGAAGACTAAGGCAGTAGCCATTGCTGGTCTGAGCAGCCAAAATCCAGGTGttatcaccatagccaatgcaGTATTTGGATCAGATCCACCCATCAATCCTGATGTTCTCACAAGGGCCTTCCAGTTGGACAAGAAAGTGGTTAGCTACCTTCAGTCAAGGTTCTAG